From Punica granatum isolate Tunisia-2019 chromosome 1, ASM765513v2, whole genome shotgun sequence:
attatttgGGGTAATTTGTCTgaccgattttttttttttggtgaaacaTCTCTAaacaaaacttttttttcggttactaTGACCTCTGATACAGTTCCCAACCCTAATGCAGAGAAACGTGCACATAAATATCACTACACTGCGCCTTCAcccaagaaaaggaaaaataaaaaatgagcCCGTAGAGAaattcctcctgaaaatgacAATATTTGATATAGCTAGGTATATACAAAAGGTTATAGAAGACGCATCTGAAATTCATTCCAGACGATTGCCATGATCTCATGACTATACATAATGATAATCGtcattatgatatatattacttCCTACTGGCACTTCAACGATGAGAGTCCAAATTTGTCTACTCTCCTGCAATGCGCATTCTAATCTTCTCGTTCCGGGGGAAGGACATCGTGATATATAGTTGCTCCTTGATGGGCAATCAGCCCTAAAAATAACCACAAGCTAATGAAAAAATCTCTAGCAAAATCCCAGGACGATATTGAGAATATTAGAATGCGCATAAGTGAATTAATCTAACTTAACCATTtcttgaaaatgaaaaggaaatggaTGCTGTGCTCAAGATAATGATGCAGCTCACAAGGATAGATGACCTGACTAGGAATTAAGATTTCAGGGGCGATTAGTCGAATCAAACCGTGAAACACCGCATATAAAAGCATGAGAGAGCAATTCTGATCCAGATCATCGATACTCCATTCCGAAGAGGAACTATGTCGTCCCTATTCCGGAATGGGGATCAATTCCATTGGAAGTTTTTGTAATCTCCATCCTGGAAGAgcaagggaaaaggaaaaaagggacccaagaaaaaaaagagactaAATGAAGAGCTTAATTGAGAAGAAGAGAGTTGAGGAGCTCCCTTCACTCCAATACCAAAAGGATCAAGGTAACCTCATCTCCTAGCTCATGCAAACCCTTATTCCAGTGCCCGGAAATTGGGATACATTATCGTAACCATGACTAACTCAATTAACAATCCCGCTTGATCTCGATGATACATGTGTATCCATCCTTAACCTGGATAAGGGTATCCATGAACTAGCAGCTGTGTCTACCGTTCATCTCCCCTCAATGTTGGAGCGAGAGAGAGCCCCCTTAGAACCCTCTCCTCTAATCAAACCCCTCTTGATTACaataattaacatatatgTGTAGAGGATTGTGTGATGATGTTGATGAGACTGATGGTTCATTTTCATGCTGCTTATATAGGGTCGGATCGTGCCTCCATGAAGTCATCTCCACCGtccaatattttaatattggTTTGATTGATTTAGAATCttacaaaaaattattgttaatGGATAAAAGTTGGGTGTAGAGCAGTAGCCCACGCCTTCGCTGGTGATCAAGAGGTTCCAAGTTTAATACTCAGCGGAATTACCCAtacctttttattaattattataatttttatttcattgtactagatcCACAAGCTTCCCTTGAAACATACTTTGTACAAATAAAAGTGAAACTGGTGCTGAATGAAGCATCTTTCACTATTTTGCTATTTTCCCCATAATAGATTTATATTATTGGTTAGATCAACTTATGGTAATAATTAAGCAAAGTTAATTAGCTTCCCAAGTGGTTTTATATACCTCATGATTCAACTCGATCACAAGGTTTGATTACGATGTATGTACGTAGTCGGTTTGTGCAAATTAACGTTTCTTAGTTGGCACTCAACATGTTTTATTCAGATATTCAGCGGTCGTATCTATATCCGAGTATGCTTTAGAGCGATGTAACATGCTAAAGGGCGTCATCACCACTCGAAACAAGACGTGGTGCTCTGATTATCTTATTGGTGCGAGGATGAGAATAAGATTCAACCTTAGTGGAGTAGACGTCATGTTTAAGATAATTAAATCAATCATGGCTTGATGCCGTGCTGGGGTTGGAGGAGGGAAAGGCGTTGTGTTGGTTAGGGTTTTGAGAATTGGATGCTGTGCTCATCAGGgcatgagaaattattattctcTTTGGTGAATGCAACTTTCGAGTCAAAAGCTCTGCAGTCTATTAGAGCTCCCTCAtcaatatacaatatataaaaaccgAAACGCGGAATGGAAAAACTCTATTTGAAAACCCTTAACTCCAAGTAAAATGTTGTTACTTGTTCGAATTACTCCATTGAATAATCCTCAGCTCCATGTTGAGTGGaccttttaatttcaattcaatgaattttactatattttttaagtcATATTCGACGTATTTTGATTAGTCGTCTATATTAttgtatgtaataatatatgtaattattttttgaaaaattaaaagatttctCAATATTTTGAAAGAACTCTTCGATattggtaattttttttcaagttcaaTATTCCAAACGCCCTATAAATACGAAACCAAAATTCTTCTTTTCGCATCATCTTTTTATACACGTTAAATTTTCATACGCTCTAAATCCCCTCATTTTATGTTGCACcaatacaaattataaatttataatatatttttctataacaAAGAATATTCGGatttcgcccgactaatcctTGTAACCCACAATGAATTCCTAGCAAACCTACAAGACAAGTCCTCCAGCCATGCATGCCAACCCCCTAATTAATACTATAAAATTATTGACTCTCTATACATATTATCATCGCATATCATCATATGGCTTGATTACATATTTGTTTGCCATGAAGATATTTAGTTGTTTCATAATTTGTAGTATTTATTATTACTTGATAAagtatatgatttttttattatatagttttttatatctatatatataattgaaagtGAATGATCTCATAAAATATGGGGATTCTTGATGCATATTCTGCGCATATACATAGAATATCCAccaccacaaagccaaaacgaaataaattattaggtGTAAAAGATTGGAATTTGATGCCTTAAAAAAGAGCCTATCTAATAATTGATGTGGTTCAAGGAGCAACATTGTTTACACCAAATTTCCGCACCAAGCGATAATTGAGGAACTCATGGCGCACGTGCCGGATAAGATGGATTTTATGGTGTAATTGGGCTCACGAGGCAGCCCATCACTACAGTAACGTAGTTTATTCACGTGTAACTGTATATGGAAGTCCCGGGACTTCTTGTATCATTGTTCTCGGGGCCGTCCAGTTGACTCGATTGAGCCGACTATGAATAGTGTTATGGGGCTGGCCGGGACATTTTCAGATAAAGTGGTTGGGAATTCTGACCGGGACCTACTTGAGAGTTCTCAAGCatcggtggaccaaaataagATGCTAACCATTACTATTTTTAAAGTGTGAAATTCTCCAATTATCACATcacatataatattttctagGCTATCATGGCTGTTATATAAGTTTACAAGATACCGAATACATgtaagaaagagaagaaagaggCACGGAATCTCTGATTTAAGAGAATtgaatgtaaaaataaaataaaataaaacaaaataaaataaaatgataagaaCCAAATGcaaaatttcttattaattgCAGCAGACTATCTTTTTGGAGCATGTTcctttttcggttataaataAGTTGGATGATACTAGAAGAGAATAACAGAGGAGTAAAATACAGAGATACGAAAAACTCCACTGATAATAATCGAATCAGAAATTCTTGATCTCATATTATTATCAGAAATTCTTGATCTCATATTAAAAGCAACGTTAGCGTACTACATCTCTTTTCTCACTAATGATACAGCTCAAAAATACAGGCCCCACTCCTTATAACATGCCATTAACTATCATTTCTTGAAGGAggaatcttttcttttttttgtgtttatTATTAAGGAATTTTATGGGTGTAATAGGAAATGTTAAAAAAGGGtcacaaaaaaaattccaactaatgaaaattaaatacataGTAGCATCTCAGTTCCAAATCGGTCTGCGCTAAACccattttttctttgattCAATACAATACATTAATTAGCAATTATCTCTAAGATATTTTTACTACTTTTTCCTGGGAAAACTTTTTCTAAAAACAATTGTTAACACTATCTTTGTGGTTGGAAATATGAAGTGCACCATCTTGAAGGTAGACTGATCTACTTGGAAAGCATTAAGCCACTCTTTACATATATCCATAGATTGGTTTTGCTGATCAATGACTGATATCGATTGGGATAATTAGTGGCTTCACGTACAATGCACGTGTATTTCATAAAATATGTATTCTATCATATATGTAGGCTCAAAATTTGTGAGCTTGTTTTGAGCGCTTATACGAACTGCCCAATAAAATTAGTCCAGCATTTAAAGGCAGTTATAGTGATCGAAACTTGATCTTAGATGTTCATAATGCCTTCCAAAACGATACCTGGTGTACACAGGGGATCAACGATACTCGTAGTTATAAACTCTTTCTAGTCTCGGAAATTTTGATATGTAGCTTCAACAGAATCTCTCTATGTAAAGGAGACATTGAGCGAGTTCAGGTGCAGACGGGCTTGCAATGCGCCGATGATCGCGCAAACAAGGGCCACCTCTATTgcagagctagaaaccaaatCGAGAGAAAACTGGCCTGTGTTGGCTCGAATTGAGATATATAAATGAGTATGCCCAACGGAAACAGATCCGGCCAACGCTGACTTAGATGACAGATCTAAGAAGAAACAGATCGGTTTAGAAATATAAGGGTGCACGTTTTGAGCAGTGGAAGGTTGTCCTAACGCTTGCCAGTAAGTCATAAAACATTCTCGAAATCATGAAATGGACATATCCTAGGAAGAGGATATAAATAAAACACGAAGGCTTGGCAAGGCTTAATGCAACTTCATGGATCTCAATCTTAAAAAGTACAGAGAATTCCCGATTCCCAAGCCACCAGCAGATCTCTGGAACTGATCTGAAGATCGAAGTCTATTCAAGTCATCAGAACgctctttttcttcctcttatattactaggaaaaaaaaattcattatgaACAGGAGTACGAAGATCAGGAACCCCTATTGTGCTGGAGCAAGGCCttatggggggggggggggcggccTTTGGACCGTTGGATGGGGGCGGTCCCTTGTAACGAGGTCTTCCCCCGTCTAATAGTCCCAAGGCTTCTTGGATGGTCCCGTGCCCCGGGACACTAAAAATTCTTCTCAGAGATCAGCAAGCATCAGCATGATAGAAACACTTCCACAAATTTGTGGGCTGAAGAGGCCAATCATACACCTCAAAGCAAACCGCCCACAAGTCACCGTACGTTTAAGTGCTGGTCTCAATTTGACTAATTGAGGTCTCTGCTCCCTCCATCAATCAAAGACACATATTTATTCAGATAGCAACATGAGCCACTGTTGGAGGACATACATTGTCAAGTCTCTgtcttgtttttgtttttataaagaaaagcaaaaggaGAAGAAACAGAAGCATTGCCTAAGACAGCAACAAGCAGATAACTTAGTGGTGGAACTCTCTGCACTACTGAATTGTAGAAAAATAATTGTGCCATTTCCGCCTGTACATAATTCCCGCCAGGTTACAgtaaggagaaaaagaaaaaaaaaaaacaaaaggcaTCGACTTTCCCCTCAGACAAATCCCGATGCTCTTGGAGCAACAGTTCTAGAAGCATAAACCATGTTAAGCGAAATCTTATTTCCGGTGCCGTTGGACTTACACGGAACTTCTGGGAGCCTTTGACCGGGAATGCTGACTCTCTAGCCTTGCTTCAAGCAGCTTTGCCATTAGAGTGTTCTCCTTCACCCCAGGGGGCAATCTCGAAGACGCTTCAGGTTGATCAAACTCGGGGGAGGTCAATTTGAATTTCCACGATTGTACTGGAGTAGGACTAGCTCGGCCTCTGCTTGGTATAGACCGAGCGTAGGAATCTTCCCCACAAGGACCCATGGAATGAGTCCGAATCCTATCACCTTTCGAAGACAATGAACGATTTCTGAGTAAGTTATCACGGGGATGATCTGACAATGAGTTCAACCCACAACTCCTAGCCCATTTGTCGAGTCCATTTTGCTGATCCCGAGCCACGTAAGTCGCTTTAATCTCATCCGGGTCAGGATTGTCATCGGCCATTATACCACCATAAGGTACCGGTGAAATACAGCGATTGTTGCTCTTACGTGGGGCTGCATTTATTTCCATGGATTCTGAGGTCACCGTTCTCTTAGAGCTATCTTTCATTTCTTTAGCATTCATTCTCTCGGTTACCTGCAAATCACTACCAGgagaattttcttcttctgcaaACTTTGGGGCACTAGCAGCTTCGTTTAATGGAAATGACTCCAAAGAGTGCCTTCGAGAGAGTTTTTTCTCCTTCAGCTCCTTCTGTGTTAAGTCACTGTTTCCCCTCGATTCAACATACTGTTGTTTAGCCTGCAGAAAGGTCTCTATATCGGAACTTAACCGATCAACAATCGTATCCTTCTCCGATACATCATTCCGGGTTTGTGCTAGCTTCATCTGAATTCTTTCATCGAGCCATGCTTCCGAAATATGGAGAATCGACTGGTCAGATACCTCCTCACCAACAAAATCCTCTGCAACTTTATGCTTCAGGGACCGAACCACTAGATCATAATCTCTTATCCCTTCAGCAAATTCATCGCATAGACTCTCCAACAAACATCGAGCTTTCCTCTCCCTCTCGAGCTCTCTCAAAGCAGTCGAGAACCCAGACTTAAGCACAGAGAGCTCCTTGGACAGTTTCCTTCGCTCACTCTCTGAGAACTTTCTAAGCTTCCTCTCTTCCTCGACCTCCCCTCTCACTGATTTCACTGCAGCTTCTACTTCTCTCAGTTTATCCTCTTCAACTCGGTTCATCATATCATTAACTATTTGCTTATCCTTCTCTTTCTCCCTCAGCAGCTCCTTAATCCTTGCCCGAGAACGAATTATTTCTGATTTTAGGGCTTTAGCTAAGGAAGTATTGGAAGCATGTTGTTCTTCGAGGCTCCATATACGGTTCAGTATCTTTACCAGCTCAGTGGATGTTCGCAGGCTATAGCTCGACTCGCCTGATGGATCCCTCCAGTCTAGGGAGCTAACAGGAGTGACTGCAGCTTTATAAGGAGCCACCTGATGAACAACAAATAAATTCTTAACGATGAACCTAATACAGAAGTACATGTTCAAGGAGGAAAGAAGTGAAATGTAGATGGCCGTTCCATAAAAGAATTTATAGAAGGGTGAGGAAGCTAAACCTCCATTGAGCTGCAATAACTGGCTGAAGACACGGGTTGAACTGCAAGATTGTTCCCTCTATACTTGTGGGGTCGGAGAGGTGACTCTAATGTTGGCTTCTGAATCCCACCACCTCTTGCAGGCTGAAATACACACAGAGAAAGAAGCATGCTCGTGAAACacatacaataaaaataagctCAAACTTGCAAGAGTTATCGAGTTCAATCTCATCTCTCACAGTGTACTCCCAAAGCAAGATGGTAATCTGATGAAGTTTTAACATATCAAGCTcttcatattctttttcacTTCTAAAGATCAATTTTcattcttcaactcctttccAAGATTAATTACACATAATAGCTAATACATGACTGAAAGAATGAAAGTGAAATCCTGAAAGACCACATAGAAGTAGCAAGAAAAAAACTAAAGCTGAGGGGACTGAACTAAAAGATAAACTTAAGGGCACATTGGTTTGCAATGGAGAATACATGGGAAGTTACAGTTAACAAGGAAGTGATTAAAACCTCATGGCAGAAACCCAGAGAGAAAAACATTGGAACAGACACCAAACATCCTACACTCCAGACACAGAAGCcaaaagcaaataaaaaaaaccaagaaaataaaataaaggagTTCTACCACAAGAATATGAAACTCAATAATTCACAAAAAAGAAGGTCAAAATAATACTTAAATTAGACGAGACACCaaacttattatat
This genomic window contains:
- the LOC116192062 gene encoding uncharacterized protein At5g41620, which gives rise to MGSREKVVETEEEEEEGKKQQQQQGKRKVKAEGFLLVDRIGGGPSTPPPTWRLELSSHEGDDSIGPIQQFLTHPSASRGSTVSARKLCASLWEVQPYHSLSMSKRAAKPMRDKGFEFDPPNVPPDQPARGGGIQKPTLESPLRPHKYRGNNLAVQPVSSASYCSSMEVAPYKAAVTPVSSLDWRDPSGESSYSLRTSTELVKILNRIWSLEEQHASNTSLAKALKSEIIRSRARIKELLREKEKDKQIVNDMMNRVEEDKLREVEAAVKSVRGEVEEERKLRKFSESERRKLSKELSVLKSGFSTALRELERERKARCLLESLCDEFAEGIRDYDLVVRSLKHKVAEDFVGEEVSDQSILHISEAWLDERIQMKLAQTRNDVSEKDTIVDRLSSDIETFLQAKQQYVESRGNSDLTQKELKEKKLSRRHSLESFPLNEAASAPKFAEEENSPGSDLQVTERMNAKEMKDSSKRTVTSESMEINAAPRKSNNRCISPVPYGGIMADDNPDPDEIKATYVARDQQNGLDKWARSCGLNSLSDHPRDNLLRNRSLSSKGDRIRTHSMGPCGEDSYARSIPSRGRASPTPVQSWKFKLTSPEFDQPEASSRLPPGVKENTLMAKLLEARLESQHSRSKAPRSSV